From Pseudochaenichthys georgianus chromosome 11, fPseGeo1.2, whole genome shotgun sequence, a single genomic window includes:
- the LOC139432827 gene encoding high mobility group protein hmg-12-like produces MEEEIITTEAAGEDVAPNDEEPSVDISYDSPSKRGRGRPKKLKVVVTDVNLMVSGISNGEPPQTPRGRGRPKLIKPTEQQGSEDNNADDSGSQKEASDEDDASLEHSPKKRGRPRKSLSTPAKADTPKGNRGRPKGSTKRKSESPSETGSPNKEPMLESVKKRGRPRKVEAASNGISKKLRGSPRKSIEQESGDEKRGRGRPTGCPNKKPPAYKVPVKVGRATKGRIGRPRKEPATRGRPRKYPRPTPEELNKPRVWKPLGRPRKYPRPDPPEETSPAPPRNRGRPRKTESNKGAHLRKNFPGPSSPPKPYVGPPRKRGRPPKSDAEAPRKLGRPKGSINKNKATLSNEANEEQTVEEEVQQSAETSIENIAE; encoded by the coding sequence ATGGAAGAAGAAATAATAACGACCGAGGCGGCAGGTGAAGATGTGGCACCCAATGATGAAGAGCCTAGTGTAGACATTTCCTATGACAGTCCATCTAAAAGAGGAAGGGGAAGGCCAAAGAAGCTGAAGGTTGTAGTTACCGACGTTAACCTAATGGTTTCGGGCATTTCTAACGGTGAACCCCCACAGACCCCGAGAGGAAGAGGACGTCCAAAACTCATTAAACCCACAGAGCAGCAAGGATCAGAAGACAACAATGCCGATGATTCAGGGTCCCAGAAAGAGGCCAGTGATGAAGACGACGCTTCACTAGAACATTCTCCTAAGAAAAGAGGCCGGCCACGTAAGTCTCTCAGCACCCCTGCAAAGGCTGATACACCGAAGGGAAATAGGGGTCGACCAAAAGGATCCACGAAGCGTAAGTCAGAGAGTCCGAGTGAAACAGGCTCTCCCAATAAGGAACCCATGCTGGAATCAGTGAAGAAGAGAGGTCGGCCCAGGAAGGTGGAGGCAGCATCAAATGGCATCTCAAAGAAGTTAAGGGGAAGCCCCAGAAAAAGTATTGAACAGGAGAGCGGAGATGAAAAGAGGGGAAGGGGTAGACCAACAGGCTGTCCAAACAAGAAACCCCCCGCATATAAGGTGCCAGTTAAGGTAGGCCGCGCCACAAAGGGGAGGATTGGTCGACCGAGAAAAGAACCGGCCACAAGAGGAAGACCAAGAAAATACCCCCGGCCGACACCAGAGGAGCTGAATAAGCCACGAGTATGGAAGCCGCTGGGAAGGCCCAGGAAATACCCGCGTCCCGACCCTCCTGAGGAGACTTCACCGGCCCCTCCCAGAAACCGTGGCCGACCTCGCAAGACAGAATCCAATAAAGGCGCTCACCTACGTAAGAATTTCCCTGGCCCTTCTTCACCACCTAAACCCTATGTTGGACCCCCGAGAAAAAGGGGCCGTCCCCCAAAAAGTGATGCTGAGGCCCCACGGAAATTGGGCCGCCCTAAGGGTTCAATCAACAAAAATAAAGCCACACTCTCCAACGAGGCAAATGAAGAACAGACGGTGGAAGAGGAAGTGCAGCAGAGCGCAGAGACGTCCATCGAGAACATCGCTGAATAA
- the LOC117454820 gene encoding high mobility group protein hmg-12-like, which yields MEEEIITTEAAGEDVAPNDEEPSVDISNDSPSKRGRGRPKKLKVVVTDVNLMVSGISNGEPPQTPRGRGRPKLIKPTEQQGSEDNNADDSGSQKEASDEDDASLEHSPKKRGRPRKSLSTPAKADTPKGNRGRPKGSTKRKSESPSETGSPNKEPMLESVKKRGRPRKVEAASNGISEKLRGSPRKIIEQESGDEKRGRGRPTGSPIKKPPAYKLPVKVGGATKGRIGRPRKEPATRGRPRKYPQPTPEELNKPRVWKPLGRPRKYPRPDPPEETSPAPPRNRGRPRKTESNKGAHLRKNFPGPSSPPKPYVGPPRKRGRPPKSDAEAPRKLGRPKGSINKNKATSELEVTLSNEANEEQAVELEVQQGAETSIEDITE from the coding sequence ATGGAAGAAGAAATAATAACGACCGAGGCAGCAGGTGAAGATGTGGCACCCAATGATGAAGAGCCTAGTGTAGACATTTCCAATGACAGTCCATCTAAAAGAGGAAGGGGAAGGCCAAAGAAGCTGAAGGTTGTAGTTACCGACGTCAACCTAATGGTTTCGGGCATTTCTAACGGTGAACCCCCACAGACCCCGAGAGGAAGAGGACGTCCAAAACTCATTAAACCCACAGAGCAGCAAGGATCAGAAGACAACAATGCCGATGATTCAGGGTCCCAGAAAGAGGCCAGTGATGAAGACGACGCTTCACTAGAACATTCTCCTAAGAAAAGAGGCCGGCCACGTAAGTCTCTCAGCACCCCTGCAAAGGCTGATACACCGAAGGGAAATAGGGGTCGACCAAAAGGATCCACGAAGCGCAAGTCAGAGAGTCCGAGTGAAACAGGCTCTCCCAATAAGGAACCCATGCTGGAATCAGTGAAGAAGAGAGGTCGGCCCAGGAAGGTGGAGGCAGCATCAAATGGCATCTCAGAGAAGTTGAGGGGAAGCCCCAGAAAAATTATTGAACAGGAGAGTGGAGATGAAAAGAGGGGAAGGGGTAGACCAACAGGCTCTCCAATCAAGAAACCCCCTGCATATAAGTTGCCAGTTAAGGTAGGCGGCGCCACAAAGGGGAGGATTGGTCGACCGAGAAAAGAACCGGCCACAAGAGGAAGACCAAGAAAATACCCCCAGCCGACACCAGAGGAGCTGAATAAGCCACGAGTATGGAAGCCGCTGGGAAGGCCCAGGAAATACCCGCGTCCCGACCCTCCTGAGGAGACTTCACCGGCCCCTCCCAGAAACCGTGGCCGACCTCGCAAGACAGAATCCAATAAAGGCGCTCACCTACGTAAGAATTTCCCTGGCCCTTCTTCACCACCTAAACCCTATGTTGGACCCCCGAGAAAAAGGGGCCGTCCCCCAAAAAGTGATGCTGAGGCCCCACGGAAATTGGGTCGCCCTAAGGGTTCAATCAACAAAAATAAAGCCACAAGTGAATTAGAAGTCACACTCTCCAACGAGGCAAATGAAGAACAGGCGGTGGAATTGGAAGTGCAGCAGGGCGCAGAGACATCCATCGAGGACATCACTGAATAA